The genome window TGAAATTACTTTTCATAATACGGAGCGTTTATTTTGGAAGTAACATTTAAATTATTGAAAACACTGATGTTGTATGATGCAAGTATCAGAACAAATGGCGGAAATGGTATCAAAAAAGTTTTGGGCTTTGATAAAGATGTTGAGGTTTTATGTTGTCCTTAGGAGATTCAGTTACATTGATCCTTTAATATATTCTATTGATCCGAAACAGATCAAGGATGTTATATCGGAGGCAATGAGGGAGTTCGTTTCTTATACCTCATCTTCATCTAGTAGAAATATCATTATTAATGACGATCCTAAAAATCCAACGATCGTACAAGCTCCGTGTCTAGTTGTAGCTAAAAAGGATGAGGTTCCCCAAAATTTCCCCTACATTTATAGGTATACTATTTACAGGGTTCAGAATTCTAACGAGTACTGTATTTCGCCTCTTATTGTGAATGAGAATCGGGTTACTTTGATCTCGCCTAATGAATCAATTATAAAAGAATTTTTTGATAAGTTAGATTCAGATATTCAATACGCTCGAATTCTCGCATCTCTTGCAGTTGGAGGTGAATAATATGTGGATATCCTTTTCCGTAAGGTATTTGGTAAATGTAGAAGATTTAAATAATGTAGAATCTGCAGGTAACTACGTAAGGCATAGAAGGGCTCCAATAGTTTTTAAGGAAAAGGACGTGTATACGGTATCATATGTTCCAGCAGTGAGTGGGGAAATGATCGCTCACGGATATCAAATGAATTTGGTAGAATTGGCATTGCAAAGGAATTTACCAGTGGACGATTTAGCTAAACAAGGTATACTGATAAAGAGGGGTGCTGATGATAAGGTGCATGAAAATACTAAGTGTAAAGACATAGATGATGCGAGTGAATACGAAATGTGTGTTATTAGTGAGGATGTAGTTGAGGATGTTGCTGGGTTCATGAATCCCAATAAGCTAGTCAAGAGGGTATCAAATATAGCCTTTAGTTACATGGTTCCTGCAATAGATGCAGTGAAAGCATCAACAATATCTTCGCAATTTCACGTTAGGTATGCTAATAAGGAATTAATGGATAAATACAAGAATGAGAATCTTCAATCTTTATATAATATCGAAACTGCTAGTGCCTCATATGTGTTAACTGGTTACCTAAACATAAGTGGTGTGGGAAGAACACAAAACTATCCGATAAAAGAGGTTAATGACAAGAAGAATAGAGAAAGGACAGCACTGGACGCTCTAATGATAACTATAACTCAATTCTTATTTGGTGCGAAATTGACTAGATTTAAGCCAATAGTTGATATAGAGGCGATATTTGTTAGCTCCTCAGAGAAACCTTTCAATTTACCGCCAGTAACTGGAGATATAAAGAAATATATTGAACTAGTAAATTCCACTGCGGAATCATTCGCTAATATGTTGAAAGTAAATAAGCCGGTTATAAAATACTATCTAAAGGAGGAGAAAGGTAACGTTAATACACCAGTAGATGCGTTTATGGTAATGTGAATGATAAATAAGGGTATAGTTATTTCTGGTATTCATCATTGGGGTTTTTCTATCAGGGTTCCTAGAACTTCTGCTGGTGGAGATTCGTATATAGTTCCACCTATTACGACTATTTTAGGTGCGTTAAGTAGGGGTTATTGTAGCGATTACGCTGTTAGGTCCAACGTTTCGTGCACTAAGGAGTTTATAGATAAATTCTCTTCTGAACTATTCTGGATCACTTACGGTGCTGAGGATCGTACTCTGATCCCTTATTCAGATCTCCTAAGAGAGGAGAGAGTACCGTACAGGCAGTCTAAGAATAGAGATATAAAAGAGATGGCGAATTGGTTTGGAGTTTCAGCCTTTGGGAAGGTTTATGGTGCTAGTGCTAGTTTTAGTATAGCAGTACTTCTGAACAAGGAAAACGTAGAATTTTGGAGTAAACTGGGTTGGCAAATAGTGTCACTGGGTACGAAGGAATCGTTAGTTACAGTAACTGATGTTAGGGTAGTTGATGTGGTGGAGAGTAATGAAGAGGAGTTTTATACCATATATTATACTCCAGAGGAATGCCTTAAGAATAAAGAGGAATTTGAGACGGTGAATATGCCAGTAAAGAACGTTTACGAACTTTCTAATAGGCCGAATATTGGAGTTTTCTCAAACTTCCTTGTTCCAAGGAAGACACCTTTTATTGGTGGAAGGGTAAAAGTTAATAGGAGAAATGTAAATGAGGAGAAATGTAAAGTTCTCAAACTTTTAGGAAGTGATAAATACGTGATAACGTTAAAAGAGGGGTTAAGGAAATGGTATTAAAGATAACTCTTCCACCTGAGGGATATTTTGTTAGGAGTCTTGTAATAAGTGAATTGTTAGGTTTAAACGAAGTTGGGATCAATATAGAGGGAGATATAGCAACTATAGAGAAGACGGAGGAATTTAAGGAGAAATTAAAGTATGAGTTAGAACAATTTAAATTTGTACTGAATAAGCTAAAGAGGTATGTAAAGAACTACGGAAATCAGGTTAAGCTTGCAGAGAAAGTCTTTAGTGGGGATATTGAGGAGTTTTTCAAGAAAGATAATAATAACGCCAATGAGTACTTTTTACCATTAATCTTTCCAGAGATCATGGAGGCTGAAAAGTGGTTTGGTGGATGGAGTGGTAGTGGAAAGGGTAGTAAGAGAACTATTGGAATTAGCAAACAATCCTTTATCTTGTCCTTATTGGGTTTAGGGAAGTATCAATTAGTTAATTATAGGGTTGGGAAAGAACAAGTTACTGTTTTGGCTACGGTTGATACTACGATAATGTCAGATATGTGTAAGCCCTCAAAGAGAAAAGAGATCAAAATTAAAAATAATATAATAGACAAGCTCTCTCACATTAGTAGATTACTTATTTTCTCTATAGCATTAGACGAGCAGGGTTGTCAAGAAATTCTCTTACTAAAGGAAGGAGAACACAGAGCTGAAATATACGAGAAAAATCCTCACGCGTCCCTAAGGCCTTTAATTCGTTTCTGGGCTCTGGTAAATGATGGGCAAGTTGAGGATAGAGTAACTAATTTGGCAAATGATTCTCCAGATTCGTTTAACAAAGTATCGAATTACATTTTTGATGGAATTAGAGGGACATTGTCATCAGCAGAAGTGAGTTTCATGATAGCAAAGGAAACCTATTTGAAGGAGGAAAATTCACCTCTCACCTCATGGGATATTTTCAAAATAAGAGAGGCATTAAGAGCGTTAAGAGAGGAGATGAAAGAGGTCTATTCATCGACATGAGGAAAGGGATACAGAAAGTTTTGGATATTCTTAACTGTCGTAATGGAAATGAAATTTATGAATGTGAAGATGTAAATTTCATTCTAACATTCCCAACTGGTTATGGAAAAACTACACTATCCTTAGAAATTGCCGAAATGCTTGAGTCGAAACCGGCTAGAAACTTCAGCAGATTAATTCACGTTGTACCTACAAGGTCTTTAGCCAAGGATATTAAGAGAGGAGCTGAGGAAAGGAAATTAAAATACGCAGTTCAATACTCGTTTTCTCCTTCTGAAGTAAAATCCCCTCTTTTCTTAGCCAAATTCATAATAACGACTTACGACTCCTTTTTGCTAAATCTTTACAAGGCTTCTATAGGAGAGCCCTTCTCATACCATGGCCATTACGATTTGCCGAGATTTGGAATATACACGTCATTAGCACACTTCGATGAATTCCACTTAATGAATGAGGGAAATTCTTGGTCATCTCTGTTAAGCGCTGTTGGGCATTTGTCTAAAGTTGGAGTAAATATGATACTTTCATCAGCCACACCTAATAAGAACATAGAAGAGGAATTAATTAGAAAGATGGAGAATAGAAAAATAGTGAGGCTAGCGGTAGTAAGCAATTACGGTGAATCAGTAAAAAATAGGAACTGTAAAGAGGTGAGTGAAGGTTATTACGAATGTAGAGTGGGAGATGTTAAATACACTAGCCTGGAAGTGAAGGATGATATAAAGACGCCTAAGATAGATATTGAATTTCTAGATAATAAAGATAAATTATTGGAAGTAGTTAGAGGAAATAAGGATAAAAAGATAATAGTTATAGTAAACACTGTTGAAGGGGCAATTGAACTTTATGAAAAATTAAAGGACTTGTCCCCTTGCCTAATACACTCGAGATTTAAGATAGGTGATAGAGATCAAAAGCTAAGGAATGATTGTAATATTATAATAGCGACGCAAGTGATTGAGGTTGGTGTAAATATCTCCTCTGAGATAATGATAACTGAACAAGCTCCAATAACTTCTATCGTACAGAGGGTTGGTAGGCTATTAAGATATAACGAGAAAAATGAGGGAAAACTTTACATATGGAAGAGTGGAAACTATTATCCTTACGATAAGGATGAAGTTGAAAACACAATTAAGGAGTTGGAAAATAGGAAAGACAACATATCCCTAAAATTGCCTTCAAGTTATGGTGAAGTTGTAGATAAAGTCATAAAGATGCCAATTAAGGATATTGAACTACTTAATGAACTAGAAAGGATAGCTGAAAACATATTCGCAACTAAGGAGGATCTGGAAAAATTACTCGAAGATTACTGTACTTTAACTACATCATATGTGATAAACGTTGCATACGATATGCCTAATTCTGAAAACGATCTAATTCCATTAGATGGTAACTTAGCGTTCAAAATAGCTCTAAAAAATAACGACTGTGTTTACGCATATGTGGAGGAATATACGCCAAATAAGAACTCGGAAGTGGACAAGGTAACTCTAAAAGAAACGTGTGTTAAGATCAAAGATCCATGCAGAGACTATCGAAAACCTATTTACGATAATGGGAAACACTATATAATATATGCACTAAAGATCGATAAAAACCTCTATGATGAGAAAACTGGATTGAGGTTGACGAAATGACTTGTTGGGCCTTTTACGGAGTGGAAACGTTTAAGCAACACAGTTTAGGAATACTTAGATTCTTTAGGAATAACTTCTCCTATATTATTCCAATCATATCACATAGAACTGGAATTAATGAAGAAACGGTTAAGAAAAGCGTTGAAATCGGCGTTTCTCTTCACGATATAGGTAAAACATCTAAAGGTTACACTAAAAGCTATTTCGGTCATGAATTTTACAGTGGTTATCTTATTTACAAGATCCTCCAAGAATGTTGTGATTCTGAACTAAAGCCTTTAGTTGCATTAGCTGCAATGAACCATCATCAAGCAATGAAAGGGAGAACCTTAAGGGAAATGGTAATAAAGGGAAATTACACAAGAATCCCTTCAGTATATGAATTAAGGGATGAGTGTAGGGACGATATTAGGGAAGTATTTAAAGAAATTGGCGTGGAAATAAAGGGTTTTCCCGAAAAGGTCACTAGAAGTGATGTTATTGAATGGTTTAAGAGATTAAACCTAAAATGGAAAAACTTATACGTTATAATCCTAGGACCATTAATGGTATCTGACACAGTTATAGCTAACATGAATAGGGGAGAAAACCAATACAATAAAATTATAGAGGAATATGAGAAGTGGATAACTAAGTGAATTTTTTCTCTCGCAAATTTGAAAGATGAAAAGATGGTACTTACGTAAATTTGCCTAAAATCCCTTAAATCTTAAGCACTAACATAGATTCTCTTTGAAAAGATTTAAACTAGTGGAAGCGTACACGGTATAATCTTGAATTAGAAAATTAGACGCTATACATTATGTGTAATTTTCAGGGATCTACTAACTGAGTATTCTCTTCAAAAAGTAGTCGTAAATAGTTCAATCGTATGTGTAGATAGTATACCCGGAAAAGTTTTCGGGAAACCGCTAATCTACCATATGACATTACTCTTCTCCTCACTCTCTGAAGAACCTATTACTATTCTTTCCCTAAATTGGTTTTCAGTTATTGGCACAATCAATATGAAGAACCTCTCACCCTCTTTAAGTTTCTTCCTATTACTGATCATCTTCAATCCAGCCTCAACGTCCTTTAACCTTGAAGAGTTCAGATCCCCCATGAATACGCTGTACTGTATCCTATCTAACCCCTTCTTCTTCAAGAACTCAGCTACCCTAAGCCTAAGATTATCATCGGTAATATCGTAAAATATAAGATAAAGCATTACAATATCACTTCGCTAGATAAGGTCTATATTCCTCATTATTTAATATAGCGTTAACCAACCTTCTAGCCTGAGTGTAAATATCCTCCTCATTGATATCAGAAAAGAGAGAGTAAATTGTCTTAAGGTCATTTACCTTATCAGCATTTTCCCTTGCTAATCCAATAAGCTTTCTATCAACAAATGGACTCCTAAACTCCTCCATCAAATCGAAGACTAATGATGCCCTCCCACTCCTAAACTTATGTAGAAATCCAATATACGGATTTAAT of Sulfolobus sp. E5-1-F contains these proteins:
- the cas7a gene encoding type I-A CRISPR-associated protein Cas7/Csa2, whose amino-acid sequence is MWISFSVRYLVNVEDLNNVESAGNYVRHRRAPIVFKEKDVYTVSYVPAVSGEMIAHGYQMNLVELALQRNLPVDDLAKQGILIKRGADDKVHENTKCKDIDDASEYEMCVISEDVVEDVAGFMNPNKLVKRVSNIAFSYMVPAIDAVKASTISSQFHVRYANKELMDKYKNENLQSLYNIETASASYVLTGYLNISGVGRTQNYPIKEVNDKKNRERTALDALMITITQFLFGAKLTRFKPIVDIEAIFVSSSEKPFNLPPVTGDIKKYIELVNSTAESFANMLKVNKPVIKYYLKEEKGNVNTPVDAFMVM
- the cas5a gene encoding type I-A CRISPR-associated protein Cas5a, yielding MINKGIVISGIHHWGFSIRVPRTSAGGDSYIVPPITTILGALSRGYCSDYAVRSNVSCTKEFIDKFSSELFWITYGAEDRTLIPYSDLLREERVPYRQSKNRDIKEMANWFGVSAFGKVYGASASFSIAVLLNKENVEFWSKLGWQIVSLGTKESLVTVTDVRVVDVVESNEEEFYTIYYTPEECLKNKEEFETVNMPVKNVYELSNRPNIGVFSNFLVPRKTPFIGGRVKVNRRNVNEEKCKVLKLLGSDKYVITLKEGLRKWY
- a CDS encoding CRISPR-associated protein produces the protein MVLKITLPPEGYFVRSLVISELLGLNEVGINIEGDIATIEKTEEFKEKLKYELEQFKFVLNKLKRYVKNYGNQVKLAEKVFSGDIEEFFKKDNNNANEYFLPLIFPEIMEAEKWFGGWSGSGKGSKRTIGISKQSFILSLLGLGKYQLVNYRVGKEQVTVLATVDTTIMSDMCKPSKRKEIKIKNNIIDKLSHISRLLIFSIALDEQGCQEILLLKEGEHRAEIYEKNPHASLRPLIRFWALVNDGQVEDRVTNLANDSPDSFNKVSNYIFDGIRGTLSSAEVSFMIAKETYLKEENSPLTSWDIFKIREALRALREEMKEVYSST
- the cas3 gene encoding CRISPR-associated helicase Cas3', with translation MGYFQNKRGIKSVKRGDERGLFIDMRKGIQKVLDILNCRNGNEIYECEDVNFILTFPTGYGKTTLSLEIAEMLESKPARNFSRLIHVVPTRSLAKDIKRGAEERKLKYAVQYSFSPSEVKSPLFLAKFIITTYDSFLLNLYKASIGEPFSYHGHYDLPRFGIYTSLAHFDEFHLMNEGNSWSSLLSAVGHLSKVGVNMILSSATPNKNIEEELIRKMENRKIVRLAVVSNYGESVKNRNCKEVSEGYYECRVGDVKYTSLEVKDDIKTPKIDIEFLDNKDKLLEVVRGNKDKKIIVIVNTVEGAIELYEKLKDLSPCLIHSRFKIGDRDQKLRNDCNIIIATQVIEVGVNISSEIMITEQAPITSIVQRVGRLLRYNEKNEGKLYIWKSGNYYPYDKDEVENTIKELENRKDNISLKLPSSYGEVVDKVIKMPIKDIELLNELERIAENIFATKEDLEKLLEDYCTLTTSYVINVAYDMPNSENDLIPLDGNLAFKIALKNNDCVYAYVEEYTPNKNSEVDKVTLKETCVKIKDPCRDYRKPIYDNGKHYIIYALKIDKNLYDEKTGLRLTK
- a CDS encoding CRISPR-associated endonuclease Cas3'' — encoded protein: MTCWAFYGVETFKQHSLGILRFFRNNFSYIIPIISHRTGINEETVKKSVEIGVSLHDIGKTSKGYTKSYFGHEFYSGYLIYKILQECCDSELKPLVALAAMNHHQAMKGRTLREMVIKGNYTRIPSVYELRDECRDDIREVFKEIGVEIKGFPEKVTRSDVIEWFKRLNLKWKNLYVIILGPLMVSDTVIANMNRGENQYNKIIEEYEKWITK
- the cas2 gene encoding CRISPR-associated endonuclease Cas2, with amino-acid sequence MVMLYLIFYDITDDNLRLRVAEFLKKKGLDRIQYSVFMGDLNSSRLKDVEAGLKMISNRKKLKEGERFFILIVPITENQFRERIVIGSSESEEKSNVIW